A part of Cottoperca gobio chromosome 4, fCotGob3.1, whole genome shotgun sequence genomic DNA contains:
- the hykk.2 gene encoding hydroxylysine kinase → MSVKHAKPNFSQSQVVEMVKRLFRLTASEIRSLPSYDDQNFYVAAIEGGEYVLKIMNSEDSKNLSLIEVQTHAMSFLHQNGLPSQTALPTISGQLMSLEEIDCGYGFQKYLVRLLTYLPGTTISKVPLTPQLLYETGKMAARMDIILQEMEHPHLAMLQRENFLWSLSNVSHLEAYIKVLDGDPLEKLVKSVIHQYKTSVVPKRSNFRKCINHGDFNDLNVLVQPDENEGHRISGILDFGDMNNGYYIHELAIAVMYLMTEHPKPVEVGGPVLAGWESVLPLNETEKDCFYVLVLCRFCQSLVFARHSVILHPENAEYLMISSKRGVTILQQLWELGKEQVEKVWFQSAVQLSDRK, encoded by the exons ATGTCAGTGAAACACGCCAAACCCAACTTTAGCCAGTCTCAGGTGGTTGAGATGGTGAAGAGACTCTTTAGGCTGACGGCATCAGAAATTCGCTCTCTGCCAAGCTACGATGACCAGAACTTCTATGTGGCGGCCATCGAGGGTGGCGAGTACGTCCTGAAGATAATGAACTCAGAAGACAGTAAGAACCTCTCCCTGATTGAGGTGCAGACGCATGCAATGTCCTTTCTGCACCAGAATGGACTTCCTTCCCAAACAGCCCTGCCTACCATCTCAGGACAGCTCATGAGCCTGGAAGAAATAG ATTGTGGCTATGGCTTTCAGAAGTACCTGGTGCGACTGCTTACTTATTTGCCTGGAACCACTATTTCCAAGGTTCCTTTAACGCCACAGTTACTGTATGAAACCGGCAAGATGGCGGCCAGAATGGACATAATCCTACAAGAG ATGGAACACCCTCATCTCGCcatgctgcagagagagaattTCCTATGGAGTCTGTCAAATGTGTCCCACCTGGAAGCATACATCAAAGTATTGGATGGAGATCCTCTTGAGAAGCTTGTGAAGTCTGTCATTCATCAGTACAAGACCTCTGTGGTCCCTAAACGCTCCAATTTCCGGAAGT GCATTAACCATGGCGACTTCAATGACCTCAATGTGCTCGTACAACCTGATGAGAATGAAGGCCACAGGATTTCTGGCATCCTTGACTTTGGGGACATGAACAATGGCTACTACATCCATGAGCTAGCCATTGCTGTCATGTATTTGATGACGGAGCATCCTAAACCCGTAGAGGTGGGTGGACCTGTCCTCGCCGGCTGGGAAAGTGTCCTTCCCCTCAACGAGACGGAGAAAGATTGTTTCTACGTGCTGGTGCTGTGCCGCTTCTGCCAGTCGTTGGTTTTTGCTCGTCACTCTGTGATCTTGCATCCGGAAAATGCAGAATATCTGATGATTTCATCCAAGAGGGGCGTCACCATTCTCCAACAACTCTGGGAGCTCGGAAAGGAGCAGGTGGAGAAGGTGTGGTTTCAGAGTGCTGTTCAACTCAGTGACAGAAAGTGA